CTCTTCAaggtgagtttttttttcttccatacGCAAGACTTTAACTGATACTTTATTTAAGGAGAATCAAACACATACGACTTGCATCAAAGTTCATATGGGGTAGTCTTGTTCCTTTTATTAGGAACCTTATTTAACAAATAGCAAGCCGTTAACATGGCTTCTCCCCAAAACCCTTCACTCAAACCAGAATAGGATAACATGGCGTTCACCATTTCTTTAAGAACTCTATTCTTcctttcagccacaccattttgttgaggtgtatAAGGTGTCGTAGTCTCATGAATGATTCCTACGGATTGGAAGAATTCAGGATCATAATATTCACCACCTCTATCCGTACGTAATGTTTTAATCATCGCATTCTGTTGCAATTCAACTTCAGTTTTATAAACTCTAAATTTATCTAAGGCTTCATCTTTAGAATGCAACAAATAAACATAACAGAatctagatgcatcatctatgaaagtgacaagatactttttatgtcctaatgatggagtagcatgcaaatcacataaatcaCTATGTATCAATTCAAGTATGACAGATTTCCTTAAGGTTGCCTAGTAATCTTTGTTAACATGCAagttttacacttttctacatttccatcaaaaacaggaattaaatcatctttagacatttcaagcattcttttatAATGTACATGTCCTAGACGAGCATGCCATAAAGAAGAAGATTTAATAACATTCGAATTGGTCATAAATACAGAACCAGAATCATTAGGAACTCCATTCAAATTCATCATAAACATACCATTATTATAATATCAAAATCCTACAAACACACCAGACTTCGATAATACATATTTATCGGATTCATACACTTGCTTGTATCCAAGCTTATTCAATACAGGACCAGAAACTAAGTTCTTACGTAGTTTAGGAACATAcaaaacattaaacaaagtaATAGTTTTTCCAGAACTGAATTCTAACACCACGCTTCCTTTGCCTTCAACAGGATCAAAGTGATGATCTCCCATGTAGAGGACAGATCCATCTTCCACTGGAACAAAAGTCTTGAACCAGAAACGATCCTTGCAAACATGTGTTGTGGCGCCAGAATCAATCCACCACGCAATAGCGTCATCCTGCACATAAAATGCTTCAAAAATTAATGAAACTGAATGTTTAATCAAAATATTCAAGTTATGAATTGATTTCTGACCTTGTTCTtgggattggtccttagaccccTTTCCCGAACCACTTGCATTCGCGTTATCATGCTTCTTTCCAGAACGACAATCCCTCTTGAAGTGGCCTGTCTTACCACACTACCAGCATTCTAGTTTCGGTTTCTTGTTAGAACCGAAACTTCCTTTGTTGTTCTTGAAAGCACGCTTCTTTCCTTTGGTCCCTCGGTTATTGTTCTTACTACCCTCCTCGATCATATTAACCGAGGGACCAgcaacttcttttccttttcccttgtcacTCTCCTGCGCTCTTAGAGATTCTTCTATGCGCAAGTGACTTCCAAGTTGGACCAAAGACAGTTCGTCTTTTCCATGCTTCAAATTGTGTTTGAAATCCTTCCATGAAGGGGGCAACTTGTCTATGATACTTGAGACAGATATTGTTTCATCCATCTTCAATCCGCGCAGTGTGAATTGTCCAAGAATTCGTagaagttcattgtattgttccaTGACAGACCTTGACTCAACCATTTTGTAATTGTTGAAATCAGTCACCAAGAACTTCTTACTGGATGAGTCCTCTGCCATGTACTTGGCTTCAAGACAATCCCACAATTCCTTTGCAGATTCCACATTTTGATAAATATCGAATAAAGGATCAGACATACCGTTAAGAATGTGTCCTCTGCATATGTAGTCGTCATTCTCCCACTTTGATCTGCTTCTTATATTTTCAACAGTTTCTTCCTCCAGAAGTTCAGGAATCGGTGTAGACAGGACGTATACCACCTTCAATGTTGTCAACAAGAAATGCATCTTCTTCTGCCAACGCCTGaagtcttgtccttgaaacttgtccaatttcCCGAACTTAGTAGTCATCTCCTTGACAGCACCAGCGCCTTCTCCAGCCATGATTATCAGAaattactttgttcgtttgttagAAAACGggtgtgataatcctggataaagtcaagaatcgtgagcgtccactttccgaacaaattatttcgaccctgtaattgcctgggttcacgaaatctttgttgggataatgcttgacaatcaatctgtttcttggcacaagagaacagataaagaaagtagagagaTGTCGTGTTGTTCGAATATCTGTTTTAGAATACTGTTTCTGGTTTTCTCTGTTTtttccttaggctgcaagcaACCTTATATAGAAGGTTGTGTTTGCACGAATGGTCACGATTGttccgaaaagtcacaattttccaaataatttcaaactagggtcacaATTGTTCAGAAAAATTTCGTTCGGGGCGCTGCCCCGCACCCCGCCCGCTGACCTAGCAGCGGGaccccagccaggggctccgccccttggaccccggttcgtattcgcggtcaGTTATGCGTTGGCTtaccgagcgtgcactccgcactaacctgactcaattccgagcctaacgcgtaattgcatcaacctatagtagatcacattactactaaaatacattgatgattctaaaatcaccaacataaCATTTCTTCAGCATTCTACTTAAACAGTTGAGAGGTTATAACatatttaagataaaaaaaaaaaatagattgaaAGCTTTAGAAATAGtatgaaagattttttttggtacatacaAAAGTAAAGTAAGTATGAAAGATTTAATAGTGTGATTAGAAATTTGAATATGAAGAACTTCCaggtttaacaaaaaaaaatttacaaaaaaaaaagaacaacagAGGGGATACATAGTATTACTAATATACATACCACTGATTAGcaagaaatgaaagaaaaaaatactctCAAAGTCATGAATAAACTATCTCAAAAGTTTAAGGTGCTGGTTGATgcgattttatattataattttaacaAGTCTCGCTCAAGGGGTCATTGAGTTTGAAGCGTAGAAaatgtcaaacaaccacttaatcccaaaagcttaagctgttgggtaagggccactttaatggttttatattatattctaacacgccccctcacgcaagagccctttgggcttgaagcgtggataaatgcacaggtcCGCCTACCATGtgtttaattaaattccacttttaattagaaagtgaggggagcaaggatcgaattCTAGACCTTTCGGTCacagaggctctgataccatgtcaaacaaccacttaatcccaaaagcttaagctgttgggtaagggtcactttaatggttttatattatattctaacagaaAATACACAAACTCACTACTTTCATGTTGTTGGATGGTGACacatggttttatattatacttttAACAAATACAAAGAAATCCTAGTTCAACAGCTTAGAAGCTGTCTAAGTTTGATGGTGCTGAATGTGTCCATTAAAGGGGATTTTGACATCACAAACATGTTATAAACTTGTTCCATGGTTGGGCGAGAACGTGGACTTTCACTCAAGCAAGCAAAAGCCATTCTCGCAATCAAGACCACCTCCTTAACAACTGGTCTCATTGGTTGAGGAAGTCTTTGGTCTACCACATCCTTCAATTGCAAATCATATGCcaatgttgttgctgttgcagATGATGATGAAAACAGTGAAGAAATGAGATCTCCTGGATGCTTTCCCATGAGTATTTCCAAACATAGCACCCCAAAACTGAATACATCACATTTCTCATTCACTTGCATCGTGTAAGCAAGCTCTGcaataagttaaaaaaaaatgaatatgatATTATGCTTGGAGTGTAAGTGCTGATGAAATTATCTAATGCCACTTCGGTATCTTCTATGTTTTCAGTTTTAGTGATAAAATTTCACATcgttttcaatttattttctctttttaaagTTTAGTTCATTAAGTGTATGTTTGGATATTAGTTAAGTGTAACGTGACTTTCACCTtaattttcattcatttttttgtcTCTAAATGTATGCTATTGTCTATATGCACTGGTGCCAACGAGTATCTAAAGATAACCTGGTGAAAAAAAATTCTGTGCAAAACTTATAAAAcaggaaagaaaatgaaaactaaaTGTGAGTTTTGGCCAGTTCAATTTTTGCTtctattttagttttaattacaaaacactatgatgttttcattttgtttCATAGTTTTGTAGTGAAAACTATTTatcatttttacattttttgtacaaaataataaaaacatgaAACAAAGTTGGAAAAAAGTGAAAATCTTTATAATTAAAACTGATAACATAAAATCAAAGTAGAACCTTTCTTAAGAATTAAAAAGAAAGGCCTAACCTGGTGCAGCATAACCATAAGTGCCTGCAAATGTGGTTGAATTATGTGAATCAGGATCCAGAATTTTAGCTGTTCCAAAGTCGGAGATTCGAGCTTCATATTCAGAATCTAAAAGAACATTCTTGCTGGATATGTCACGATGAACTATAGGAGGATAGCAACCATGATGCATGTGGTACATAGCATTTGTGACACCTTTCACAACATTCACCCTCTTACTCcaatcaaacattgttgcttgtGCATCATTGTTCAGAACATTATCCAAGCTTCCTCCTTCTAGGAGCTCATAGACAAGAAAAGAGTACCTTGGATGTGAGCAAAATCCATACATTTTCACAATGTTTCTGTGCCGGATTTCTGTCAAGGCTCTAACCTCATTTGTGAAAGCCTTGAAATTCAGCATTTCCCTATCAACTGTTGCATGTAGCTTTTTCACAGCCACAATCTGGCCAGAGGGTAAGTTGGCTTTGTAAACAGCTCCTGACCCTCCTTCTCCAATGATATATTTTTCATCAAACTCCTCTGTGGCTTCAATGATGTTTTCGTACACCATATTCCCATCATAGTTCCATACGGTAAAAAGATCTTGAGCTTGTTCTTCTGTAGCATCGTGCTCTTTAATTTTTCTTGCTTTTTTCCAATGAATGCACAAGGAAACTCCAACCACAAAAACTATCAGCAATAGGACACTCAAAGTAAGGAGTGATGCCAATATCACCACACTTTTCCTTTTATCTTGAGTTTTGTGACTACACTTTTTGCAAGGCACCAAGTAAAAGGAATTACCACACAAGCCTTTGTTGTTTCTCAATGCTTCAAATGAAGCCATACGAAAAGCTGGACTGTCAGGAATTTCACACTCTAATTGGTTGTAAGATATGTCAACGCTTGTCAAGCTCTGCATACCCTTGAAGTTACATGGAATAGTCCCTGAGAGATTGTTGTGGGAGATGTTCAACTTGTTCAACCGTTGCAATTCCCCAAGAGCTTCTGGTATTGGTCCATTTAATAAATTCCAACTAAGATCAAGAATGTTAAGAAAATGCAATTGGCTAAACTTAGAGGGAATGCTTTTGGTGAACTTGTTCTTGCTCAAATTCAAATCAACTAATTTGAGCAGATCTCCAACCTGTTTTGGGATTGAGCCATCTAAATTGTTTGCTGCAAGATGCAAGTGCTGTAGGTGCTGCATGGATCCAATTTCTAAGGGAATGTTGCCTGAAAGTTCATTGTTACTTAAGGAGAGATCAAACAATGAGGTCAAGGAACAAAGTTCTTTTGGAATTTTCCCTGTAAGATGAtttgaagatagttgaagtgaTTGTAACTTAGGTGCTTGTCCTAGTTCTGGGGGTATAGTACCAGATAAATTGTTGTGGGAAATCTCTAGGCCTATGAGATTATGGATTTTTGCCCAACTAGGCAAAAGGTGTCCATAAAAATAGTTTCTACTTAGATCAATGATGTGCAAATCTGGGTATATTCCAAGATCATCTGAAATATTTCCAGTCAACATATTTTCAGCAAGGTTGAGTCTAAAAAGCTTGGAGCAATTCTTCAAGCTTCTTGGAACTTTACCTGTGAAATGATTGTTGTTAGCAGAAAAATTTGTGAGTGATCCACTAAGGCAAATATGTTGTGGCATAGGTCCAGTGAAATGATTGGTACTAAGTTGCAAGCTGACAAAATTAGTGAGATTTTCCAGTGCTGGTGTCAAACTACCACTAAGGTTGTTCATATGAAGTAACAAGAAGGTGAGCTTAGTTAAATTTCCAAAGGTTAAAGGCACAGGTCCAGAGAGATTGTTTTCAGAAAGGCTAAGCTTCTCTAGATTGACCAAGTTTCCCATGGAAGAAGGAATTGATCCAGAAAGTTTGTTCTTAGCAAGTGACAATTGGGTGAGTTTTGTCAAGTTGCCAAGAGCGGAAGGAATTGATCCATGAAGCTTATTATAACTGAGCTGAAGGGTTCTCAAATTGGCCAAGTCTCCAATGGAAGAAGGGATTGGCCCAGAAAAATCATTATATAACAATTTGAGTGTTGTGAGAGAAAAGAGTCTTCCCAACTCCTCAGGAATAGGTCCAGATAGAAGGTTTCCAAAGAGGACAAGTTGTTCTAAGTTTCTCAAGTTTCTAAGTGAAGGGATTGCACCAGAGAAAGAGTTAGCTGACAAATCAAGTTTGATGAGGTTTGTCAACATTCCAATTGTTGAGGGAATGGAACCAGAAAGTGCATTTGCTCTAAAAGACAGATACTTTAAGCTACCTAATTCCCCAATCTCTTGAGGAATATGGCCAGAAAGTTTATTGCCAGTTAAATCTAGATATGACAAGTTAGAAAGCTTCATTATGGAAA
This is a stretch of genomic DNA from Lotus japonicus ecotype B-129 chromosome 1, LjGifu_v1.2. It encodes these proteins:
- the LOC130717947 gene encoding uncharacterized protein LOC130717947, coding for MAGEGAGAVKEMTTKFGKLDKFQGQDFRRWQKKMHFLLTTLKVVYVLSTPIPELLEEETVENIRSRSKWENDDYICRGHILNGMSDPLFDIYQNVESAKELWDCLEAKYMAEDSSSKKFLVTDFNNYKMVESRSVMEQYNELLRILGQFTLRGLKMDETISVSSIIDKLPPSWKDFKHNLKHGKDELSLVQLGSHLRIEESLRAQESDKGKGKEVAGPSVNMIEEGSKNNNRGTKGKKRAFKNNKGSFGSNKKPKLECW
- the LOC130733491 gene encoding MDIS1-interacting receptor like kinase 2-like, translating into MMCTKLLSLELILICSLLILSSFQVSGIFMTASFAFDATTASTVRYEAVEDQDSEASSLLKWKANLDNQSQDFLSSWTRVTNPCNWKGTICDETMSVTTINVSKFGLKGTLFSLNFSSFPKLLGLDISYNSFHGTIPIQIGNLSRISQLKMGHNQFRGSIPKEIGEMRSLTQLDIARCKLTGPIPISIMKLSNLSYLDLTGNKLSGHIPQEIGELGSLKYLSFRANALSGSIPSTIGMLTNLIKLDLSANSFSGAIPSLRNLRNLEQLVLFGNLLSGPIPEELGRLFSLTTLKLLYNDFSGPIPSSIGDLANLRTLQLSYNKLHGSIPSALGNLTKLTQLSLAKNKLSGSIPSSMGNLVNLEKLSLSENNLSGPVPLTFGNLTKLTFLLLHMNNLSGSLTPALENLTNFVSLQLSTNHFTGPMPQHICLSGSLTNFSANNNHFTGKVPRSLKNCSKLFRLNLAENMLTGNISDDLGIYPDLHIIDLSRNYFYGHLLPSWAKIHNLIGLEISHNNLSGTIPPELGQAPKLQSLQLSSNHLTGKIPKELCSLTSLFDLSLSNNELSGNIPLEIGSMQHLQHLHLAANNLDGSIPKQVGDLLKLVDLNLSKNKFTKSIPSKFSQLHFLNILDLSWNLLNGPIPEALGELQRLNKLNISHNNLSGTIPCNFKGMQSLTSVDISYNQLECEIPDSPAFRMASFEALRNNKGLCGNSFYLVPCKKCSHKTQDKRKSVVILASLLTLSVLLLIVFVVGVSLCIHWKKARKIKEHDATEEQAQDLFTVWNYDGNMVYENIIEATEEFDEKYIIGEGGSGAVYKANLPSGQIVAVKKLHATVDREMLNFKAFTNEVRALTEIRHRNIVKMYGFCSHPRYSFLVYELLEGGSLDNVLNNDAQATMFDWSKRVNVVKGVTNAMYHMHHGCYPPIVHRDISSKNVLLDSEYEARISDFGTAKILDPDSHNSTTFAGTYGYAAPELAYTMQVNEKCDVFSFGVLCLEILMGKHPGDLISSLFSSSSATATTLAYDLQLKDVVDQRLPQPMRPVVKEVVLIARMAFACLSESPRSRPTMEQVYNMFVMSKSPLMDTFSTIKLRQLLSC